GATCCTCCACCCCACCCTCCCAAAGGATGCAGTCGTCCAGACGTGGCGAGGCCCCAAGGCACTCGCGGAGAGCGCGAAGCAGGGGTACGCGGGCATCCTCTCGTGGGGCTACTACCTGGACCACATGCTGCCTGCGGGCCTCCACTACACAGTGGACCCGCTGCCCGCGGATGGAAAGCGAATGGCCGAGGAGGCCAACCGCTGGATCCCCGTCTCCTGGTACCACCGCTTCCAGTTCAAGCCCCCCGAGACCTCCGTCCGCGAGAAGGACGCCCCGCGAGTCCTCGGCGGCGAGGCCTGCATGTGGTCCGAGTTCGCGGACACCGAGACGATCGACTCGCGCATCTGGCCTCGGCTGGCCGCCGTCGCCGAGCGGCTGTGGTCGCCGCGCGAGGTGACGGATGTCCAGGACATGTACCGCCGGCTGGAGCTCCTGCGCGTGCAGCTGGAGGAGCATGGACTCCTGCACGAGCGCACCCGTGAGGTGCTCCTGCGCCGGCTCGCGGGCGCAGCCAACCCGGGCCCGCTGCGCGTCCTGGCGGAGCTGGTGGAGCCGGTGAAGTTCTACGATCGGCCCGTGCAGTTCCAGGCCGCCACCCAGGGCATGCCGTTGACGCGGCTCGTGGATGCGGCACGGCCGGAGAGCCCGGAGGCCCGGGCACTGAGGACCTCCGTCGATGAGCTGCTGAGCGACGCGCCCCGGTTCGCTCGGAACGCGGAGCGGCTGACCCAGGCGTTCAGCCAGTGGCGCGAGCTCCACCCCGAGCTGTCACACCTGCTGGAGCGCTCACCCGCCCTGCACGAGGTCCGCCCGCTGGGAGAGGGGCTGCTGGCGCTGGCCCAGACGGGACAGGAAGCACTCTCCTCTATAAGGAGTGGCACGGCACCGCGCGTGGGCTGGCGTGAAGAGGCGCTCCAGCGCATCAACGAGGCCGCGCGTCCCCAGGGACAGGTGGAGTTCGCCATCATCCAACCCCTGCGCGAGCTGGTCCTCGCGGCCGTCCTCCAGCCGGAGGCCACAACCCTGTCCGCCGCCGCATGGCACGCCTGGGTGAAGGCCGAGGCCCTGGCCGCCATCCCCAAGCCGCCCGAGAAGAAGAAGTAACAGCCCAGACAGCCCCTCAGAGGGGCTCCATCCAATCCACCCGGGAGACCGGGAGCAGGTGGCGCACGGACTCCAGCGTCTCGTCCCAGAGGCGAGCCTTGACCGTCCGCTCGCGGGCCGTCGAGTGCATGGTGAGCTCGATACATGGAGCGCAGGGATCTCCCGCCAATCCTGGGTACTCCCAGCCCCAGGTCAGGCGCTCTTCGCTCCCCTCCTTCACCAGGATGATCAGCTCTTCTCCCTCGAAGCCCGCGACCTGGCGAGGTCCTGTCCGAACGACAGTGACTTCCCGCGCTCCGTGGAGCCCCAAGGCCAACGCGCGCTGCAGACGGTGCATGAGCCCACCCTCTGGATCGGCCTCGGCCGCGGGGCGGCTGCCCAGCTCCATCCTCAGATCCAGAGGGACTTCCTCGAACTGCACGAGGACCTGCTCGACGCCCAGCGGCGGGAGGGTGACCGCCCCACGCTCCAGATAGAACCAACCCTCGGGCGGAGGAGTGGCCCGTAGCTCGAACGAGCGATAGGAGTGCGCCACCATCTCGAGCCGCGACAGCGCCTGCTCCGGGACTTGCGGATCCTGAGCGCATTCCATCCAGACACCGTGCGTGCCCGCGTCCAGCAGCGCGAACCAGGTCTTCTGGTTCACATCGTCCTCGCTGTCATGGGCCAGCACACCGTGGCACCGGGGAGCAATGTCACGCTGCTCGATGAGGAGCTCCCGAGCGCCCACGGGCAACCGCCGCTCAGCCAGCTTCCGGAGCCAGTCGCTCCAGGCCTGCTTGTAGCCATTGGCTGCGGTCCACTCCACCTCTCGGAAGTGCACGGAGGAGAGGATCCTGTGCTCCTGCCATGCCCGCCGCACGGTCGGCGGCAGTGAGAGGGAGAATCGCCCTACACGGTACTCCTCGAGCACCCAGCCTCCTTGGTTGGCGGCGGTCTTGCGCCAGCCAGGAGACAGTATTCAGGGGGGCCTCCCGAGGATGTACCACCCAAGGGGTACGGCGGCCCTACCGGGCTTCGCGCAAGAACGCGGCGAGCTTCTCGTACGCCACCGCCAGCCCGGGGATGGGGGCGCTCTCGTTGGCCTGGTGGGCCTGCGCCGTCTCACCCGGCCCGTAATTCACCGCGTCCACGCCCCACTCGCCGAAGCGGGCCACATCCGTCCACGCCTGCTTCGACGCCGCAGGGAGCCCCGTCGCCGCCAGGAGCCGCCGGTACAGCGGGTTGTCCGCGCACACCCGCCCGCTCGGGGACAGGTCCGTGAACGACACCTCCACCCGGCCCGCCACCAGCGCCCGCACATCCGCCTGCGCCTGCTCCAGCGACTTGCCCGGGGCAAACCGGTAGTTGAGGTTCAGCTCCAGCGTGTCCGGCACCACGTTGCGCGCCCGGCCACCGTGGGCCAGCGTCACGCTCATCACCTCGAAGAAGGAGAAGCCTGAGTTCACCACCTCCACGCGCTCGCGCCCGAGCAACTCCGTCAGCAGCGGGCCCGCCTTGTGGATGGCGTTCTCTCCCTGCCACGGCCGCGCCGAGTGCGCGCTGCGCCCCGAGAACTTCAGCGTCGCGTGCAGCGTCCCCACGCACCCCACCTGCACCACCCC
This window of the Hyalangium minutum genome carries:
- a CDS encoding T6SS immunity protein Tli4 family protein, coding for MHFREVEWTAANGYKQAWSDWLRKLAERRLPVGARELLIEQRDIAPRCHGVLAHDSEDDVNQKTWFALLDAGTHGVWMECAQDPQVPEQALSRLEMVAHSYRSFELRATPPPEGWFYLERGAVTLPPLGVEQVLVQFEEVPLDLRMELGSRPAAEADPEGGLMHRLQRALALGLHGAREVTVVRTGPRQVAGFEGEELIILVKEGSEERLTWGWEYPGLAGDPCAPCIELTMHSTARERTVKARLWDETLESVRHLLPVSRVDWMEPL
- the dapE gene encoding succinyl-diaminopimelate desuccinylase, which translates into the protein MTAQLAARLAQSTLTLCRIPSPIGQEGPLADHVERWALERFPRESVIRVGHSMVVGRLDDPRPTVALVGHLDTVPAHPSDGPARIEGERVFGLGASDMKGGLAVMMALAEDLPLRELPVNLALILYEREEGPYLESGLGPLFEKRPDLKRVSFGIAMEPTDGVVQVGCVGTLHATLKFSGRSAHSARPWQGENAIHKAGPLLTELLGRERVEVVNSGFSFFEVMSVTLAHGGRARNVVPDTLELNLNYRFAPGKSLEQAQADVRALVAGRVEVSFTDLSPSGRVCADNPLYRRLLAATGLPAASKQAWTDVARFGEWGVDAVNYGPGETAQAHQANESAPIPGLAVAYEKLAAFLREAR